In one window of Hevea brasiliensis isolate MT/VB/25A 57/8 chromosome 10, ASM3005281v1, whole genome shotgun sequence DNA:
- the LOC110635306 gene encoding pre-mRNA-splicing factor SLU7-A produces MATSSVAFKSREDHRKQIELEEARKAGLAPAEVDEDGKEINPHIPQYMSSAPWYLDNSQKPSLRHQRKWKSDPNYSKSWYDRGAKVYQAEKYRKGACENCGAMTHDAKSCMERPRKVGAKWTNKHIAPDEKIESFELDYDGKRDRWNGYETSNFARVVERYEARDAARSKHLKEQQLKKLEEKNSNQTDEAGASDEDNYEDDLRVDEAKVDESKQMDFAKVEKRVRTTGGGSTGTVRNLRIREDTAKYLLNLDVNSAHYDPKTRSMREDPLPDADPNEKFYEGDNQYRNSGQALEFKQLNIHAWEAFDKGQDIHMQAAPSQAELLYKNYKVIKEKLKTQTKDMIMEKYGNAASGEELPKELLLGQTERQVEYDRAGRIIKGQETVLPKSKYEEDIYINNHTSVWGSWWKDHQWGYKCCKQTIRNSYCTGAAGIKAAEAAIDLMKANIARKETTEELPAPVEEKRLATWGTEVPDDLVLDEKLLAEALKKENERKKEEKDERKRKYNVTWNDEVTPEEMEAYRMTKIHHDDPMKNFLH; encoded by the exons ATGGCAACCTCATCAG TTGCATTTAAGTCCAGGGAGGATCACAGAAAGCAAATTGAATTGGAAGAAGCACGTAAAGCTGGACTTGCACCTGCTGAGGTTGACGAGGATGGAAAGGAGATTAATCCTCATATTCCTCAGTATATGTCTTCTGCTCCTTGGTATCTTGATAATTCTCAGAAACCT AGCTTGAGACATCAAAGGAAGTGGAAATCGGACCCAAATTATTCAAAGTCATGGTATGACAGAGGTGCAAAAGTTTATCAAGCTGAAAAATACAGGAAGGGTGCATGTGAAAA CTGTGGAGCCATGACACATGATGCAAAGTCATGCATGGAAAGACCTCGGAAAGTGGGGGCAAAGTGGACTAATAAACACATCGCTCCTGATGAAAAAATAGAGTCATTTGAGCTTGATTATGATGGCAAGCGTGATAGGTGGAATGGTTATGAGACATCCAATTTTGCTCGTGTTGTTGAGAGGTATGAAGCACGAGATGCAGCTCGGAGTAAGCATCTAAAGGAGCAACAACTTAAGAAATTAGAGGAGAAAAACAGTAACCAAACTGATGAGGCTGGGGCTAGTGATGAAGACAATTATGAAGATGATTTGAGGGTGGATGAAGCCAAGGTCGATGAGAGCAAACAAATGGATTTCGCTAAGGTAGAGAAGCGTGTACGAACAACTGGTGGGGGGAGCACAGGGACTGTTAG GAATTTGCGTATTCGGGAGGATACAGCAAAATATCTTTTGAATCTTGATGTTAACTCTGCTCATTATGACCCCAAGACCCGGTCAATGCGTGAGGATCCTCTCCCAGATGCAGATCCAAATGAGAAGTTTTATGAG GGAGATAATCAATACAGAAATAGTGGTCAAGCTTTGGAGTTCAAGCAGTTGAACATCCATGCTTGGGAGGCATTTGACAAGGGCCAAGATATTCACATGCAGGCAGCTCCATCCCAAGCAGAGTTGCTATACAAGAATTATAAGGTCATAAAGGAGAAACTAAAGACCCAAACAAAGGACATGATTATGGAGAAGTATGGCAATGCTGCCAGTGGAGAAGAACTCCCAAAAGAGCTCTTACTGGGACAAACTGAACGACAAGTTGAATATGATCGTGCTGGACGGATAATAAAGGGGCAG GAGACTGTGCTTCCTAAAAGCAAGTATGAAGAAGATATTTACATTAACAATCACACAAGTGTGTGGGGTTCATGGTGGAAGGATCATCAATGGGGCTACAAGTGCTGCAAGCAGACTATTCGGAACAGCTATTGCACAGGTGCTGCTGGAATTAAGGCTGCTGAGGCTGCAATTGATCTCATGAAGGCTAACATTGCTCGCAAAGAGACCACTGAAG AGTTACCAGCACCAGTGGAGGAGAAAAGGCTTGCTACTTGGGGAACTGAAGTTCCAGATGATCTGGTTTTGGATGAGAAGTTGCTTGCTGAAGCACTTAAAAAG GAGAatgagagaaagaaagaagagaaagaTGAAAGGAAGCGCAAGTATAATGTTACATGGAATGACgag GTTACACCCGAAGAGATGGAGGCATATAGGATGACGAAAATACATCATGATGACCCAATGAAGAATTTCCTACACTAG
- the LOC110635307 gene encoding uncharacterized protein LOC110635307: protein MSCLNLSLGLPPAKKAWQNFTSKLLHKPHKSMALKKPKYPSKSSNFFEQRDQSSSRRFFFRPSKYALPFKRRRSRFLSHKKTAPVYIDKLFREPVADELVEQCPPSAKTMKFLDNHQAVIVSTEAEASRPEDGKGDERAIAADDMWESLGFASPQMRGIDERAEQFITSFRSEMEVQEMIARRLFILGHSE from the coding sequence ATGTCTTGCTTAAACCTCAGCCTTGGGCTTCCACCTGCCAAGAAAGCATGGCAGAACTTCACCTCCAAGCTGCTCCATAAACCTCACAAGTCCATGGCTCTCAAGAAGCCTAAATATCCATCCAAGAGTTCTAACTTCTTTGAGCAGCGTGATCAGAGCAGTTCAAGAAGGTTTTTTTTCCGTCCCTCTAAGTATGCTCTTCCTTTCAAACGACGTAGAAGCCGCTTCCTTTCCCACAAAAAAACTGCGCCTGTGTATATTGACAAGCTCTTTCGAGAGCCTGTTGCTGATGAGTTGGTGGAGCAGTGTCCGCCAAGTGCCAAGACTATGAAGTTCTTGGACAACCACCAGGCGGTGATAGTGTCAACAGAGGCAGAAGCAAGCAGGCCGGAAGATGGAAAAGGAGATGAAAGAGCCATTGCAGCAGATGATATGTGGGAGTCGTTGGGATTCGCATCTCCACAAATGCGAGGAATAGATGAAAGGGCTGAGCAATTCATTACGAGTTTCCGTTCAGAGATGGAGGTTCAGGAGATGATAGCGCGCCGTTTATTTATACTTGGGCATAGCGAATAA